Part of the Acomys russatus chromosome 19, mAcoRus1.1, whole genome shotgun sequence genome, TGGGatttacagtaaataaataaaaaatattttatatattctgtgAAATTCTGTATGtgtattcaatatattttaatcataccCATGCAAATTttctctcctccaactcttcctgtcCTCCCCACCAACATTTTCACGTACTgacaatgtaaattttatttatatttaactgCTTTctcacaaagacaaaaaccacagtGTACAGCTACCAAGAAAATCCCACGAGTATATTTATAGGATATTTTTTCTAATGTACTATTCACTCATCCTCttttttactacttttattttagaatatcttttgtttattctttgacaattccaTAAGTGAGTACAAAGTGTCTTGGTCGTAGCCACCTCAACTTCTGTCTTCCACTGCCCCTAGACATCTTCCCTTCCCACCTttgttcccccttcccttttcttttaaaatgcatggAGTCTAATGAGTGCTGCCTGCTGAAATGTTGATTACTTACGCTAGCTTGGTCTTGTACGGGTAACAATGAGCTCATGTGTGCAACAttatgtcatgtccagaagagggcacttcatagcccttcttcccttcttcccaatGCTTCTCCTGTGATACTCACTAAGCCTTGGGGATGAAGGGGGTGTCACCTTTTGTCTTCATATGTAAACTTGCTTGTGCAAAGCCTTTCACACACTTTAGccttagtcacacacacactagtgaAAAAAAGTATATGGACTCATGAACTCCACAAATTTGCTCAAGCTATTtcagattgtttttttttcccccttgtaatGAAATATGACTCATCCTTTAAAAGTTAAACTGAATGCCACAATATTTATTaactattctttatttttatttttagtttttcaagacagggtttctctgtgccttggactcacttttctagaccaggctgttctcagacATGgatatctgcctacctctgcctccctgagtgttgggattaaaggcatgcgccaccatgtttAGCTTTATTAACTTTTATGTCTCTATCCAAACAGGTCTGACCTCTTTCTCTGACCAAGCTACACAGTGGGTCCATGGTTGGTTATCTTATGAATGGAGACATGCACTGGGTTATTGCAATGGTGCTTTGATACTAGTGCCATGTGAATGGGCATCTTTATTTTAACTCAGCTCAGAGCTGCTTTAAAGGAGATTATGCAATTTTCCAAAAGTCCACCCAAACAGGCTTAAGTAGGAGCGGATTtacttagtgtgtctggttttacgttgaagtctttaatcccgcagtttgatcacttccccttggtgaggaggccctgcaggcacacagacaaaggggatacaggctatcctgatgagacctgataggctgtggccagatggtggtggagaagctcctctgccctgtcagagctctaggggaaggggagtaggttggaagagggatggagggtgggaatgggcaGATAccagtgagggaataacaatcaggatgtaatgtgaataaattattataaataaaaaatgaaaaaaaagaagctcaTAAAAAAGGCTTGTTTTCTTGGCAATTAATTATCAATAAGTATTGAATCACTACATAGTAAATAAGTAGGtaaatttaagaaatgaattaaaaaaaagaagtgaatttaCTTGTTGACAGAAGGAGACTTTCCATGGGTAGACCAAGCTTCAGGTACAATTGGATCCAGGAATTCATCAGGCACTAGGATCTCATTTTTgtctggtctttctttcttttcttttcttttgttatcttttcttttcttcttcttcttcttcttctttttttttttttttgttttttttttcaagacaaggtttctctgtgtagccttggctgtcctggactcgctttgtagaccaggctgtcctcgaactcacagcgaccagcctgcctctgtctcccaagtgctgggatgaaaggcgtgcgccaccaccgcctggctcattTCTGTCTTTCTACTAGCTTGGTTTTTCTCTTGTTGGTTCTATTATCAATCggactactgttttttttttttttaagattcatttttattattattcttatgtatgtgtgcacacatttatgTAAGGGAATGTTCATGTATGCAATGCTCACATtggccagaagaagatgttgcATCCTCTGGATCTGCAGATACTGGTGGTACCTGACATGGAGGCTCGGAAAGGAACTCTGGTCATTTAGCAGAGAAGTGAGTGCTCTTAAGTGTTTAGCCTTCCCTGCTAAAGCCTAAATAGTAACATCTACAACTCCTATACGTCTGTAGATGtattggttagttttatgtctacttgacacaaactagagtcaagTTCTCTCTCAAGTGAGAAAAATGCATCCGTGAGATGGTCCTGTAGGTAAttctgtagaacattttcttgattgatgattgatgtgggagagcccagtccactgtgggtggtaccaaaCCCTGGGATGGTGATCCTGGATTGTGTAAGGAAGTAGTTTTAGCAAGTCATGGGGTGGTGCAAGCCAGTCAAAAGCACAtattcatggcctctgcttccgcccctgcctccaggatgctttcttgagttcctgctctgacctcTCTGCGGGAGAAACTATAAACTCTAAGATGAAATGAACCTTTTATTTgctccccatgttgcttttggccatggcgGTTCATCACAGCGATAGACAACACCATCTAACATAGCagatgttgtggtttgaatagatGTGGCCTCCACGTGtctgaatgtttggcccatagggaggTGGCACTattcggaggtgtggccttggagtaggcGTGGGctcggaggtgtggccttggagtaggcGTGGGctcggaggtgtggccttggagtaggcGTGGGctcggaggtgtggccttggagtaggcGTGGGctcggaggtgtggccttggagtaggcGTGGGctcggaggtgtggccttggagtaggcGTGGGCTCGTTGAAGGAAATGTTTCACTGTGGGGGTGAGCCTTGGGGTTTTCTAtgttcaagctacacccagtgtggtacacagtctccttctACTGCCGGAGGaccaagatgcagaactcttggctcccccagcgccatgtctgcctgcacgccgcaaTGTTTctctccatgatgataatggactaaacctctgaaactgtaagccagccctaattcaatgttttcctttataagagttgccgtggccatggtgtcttttcacagcaataaaactcaaactaaaacagtagatttttaaaaaactgaaaaaaattttcttGAGATTTGGCTTTCTGGTATAGATTTATTAATGTCTTCCGTTCCTCAATCATCCCTCTATGAAGCTCAAGTTTCATATACCTCCAGCCTCCTTCACACAAAGGCTGAGGGCATCAACTGCCTCCTGACTTAAATCGCTCCACAGGGTTTGGATTATCTCATCCAAATACCAGTTTGTCACGGGACCAAAGTCTTGACAATCATTTATGCAAATAAGCCTCTCCTCCTATGCTTCAGCTACTGCAACGAAAAGCCATGCCTGAGCCAGCTCTTTGGTCTCAAGAGTAGCATATGGGACCAAAGCTTCTTCAGCTAAGCCATGCTAACATTGACCAACATCTGTATGCTTCAGAAAGATTAGTCCATGTCAAAAAATACCACCAGGGTGGATTCCGCCTAGATTACCCAACACTTAGCTTATTAAGAGTGAGTAAGAATAAGTTACATGCTTTAAAACACTAAATTTTAAGGTGTTTTGTTACATGGCATCCCTGCGGAAGATGCTGTCTAATGCACTCTAGTTGGCTAAAGTGGATTTGTCAGTCCacctttatttaaaacaacaacgatcagaaatgaaaagtttgGGGCTCCGCCTTCACTTAGGTAGGAGAATGAAAGCTGTCATGGGTTCCCTAGAAGAAAGTCAGGGTGTTAAGACGCCCTGGGAAAGCGGCCCTCAGCAATTTCTTGACTTTGATGATGGCAGAGGAGTGGTCATTGATGGAGTCTAGAGCCTTGACGTCCACAGCACACGCGCCCAAAGGCAGCCTTGACCTCCTTGTTCCGCAGGCTGTAGATGAGGGGGTTGAGCATGGGGGTCACCATGGTGTATGACAGGGACACCACTTGCTTGCTTTCAGGAGAATAGCTGGCCTTGGGGCGCAAGTGGATGACCCCCGTGGTGCCATAAAACAGAATTACCACGATGAGGTGGGAGGCACAGGTAGACAGGGCCTTGTGGCGCCCAGAGGCTGACGACATCCGAAGGACAGCAGCCAGAATCATGATATAAGATGCAGCTATGAGACAGAAGGGAACCATGATGACAAGGACAGTGGCCACGAACACATTGGCCTCGAAGACTCTGGTGTCTGCACACACCAGGCTCAGCAGAGGCGCTATGTCACAGAAGAAGTGTCGGATGCCACGCGGCCCACAGAAGGGGAAGTTAAAGAGCCAGATGGTGAAGACCAGTGCCACGGGGATTCCCGCCAGCCAGCAGGTGGTGGACAACAGGTAGCACAGCCGCGGGCTCATGATGGCGCCATAGCGCAGTGGTctacaaatggccaagaagcgGTCCCAGGCCATGACCGTGAGGAGAAAGCATTCAGATGTGACACAGGACAGCACAAGAAGGAGCTGCAGGGCGCAGCTTGTGGGGGACACCCCACGTCCTGGCCACAGCAGCGTCACCAGCAGACGGGGTGCTACGTCCAGAGAGAAGCAGATCTCCACCAGTGCCAGTTGGcgcaggaagaagtacatgggtgcGCGCAGGCCTGGGTCCAGGCTGGTGAGGATAACGATGAGCGCGTTGCCTAGCAATGTGAGCAGGAAGGCGGCCAGGAAGAGTGCTGAGAGCATTGGGCGCAGCGAGGGCACGTGTGCGAAACCCAACAGCACAAACTCCAGCTCGTGTCCGCGGCTCTGGTTGATCCAGGGCGGCACTGCCCAGGAGGGTAGCATGGGCCCAGGATCAGAGGGTACTGCGTTAAGGTCTGGGGAGGAACCCTATGGAAGACCTGAGggagaagatgaaatgagaatTGCAGCCTGTAGGTTTTGTCTTCTATAGTCACAGGAAAGTCTATCCAAAGGCAAATCAAATCCCCTTACACCCAAGGCCTTTCTTAAATACCTCTGTCAACTCGGGATGAGTGGAATGACCTCTCCATTTCTCTGGTCTATGTTCCATGGATCTTCATCCAGCATATGTGTATCAGAGACTGAGTCATGCTCAAATATGTCCAAAAACATCAGTGACTTCAGAGCCCTCCCTTTTCTACTCATTGTATAAAAGATGCAGCTTAATTGTCTCATCATGACATTTACATTCTCTTTGggaatccatccatccatccatccatcatccacccatccatccatccatcctgcattcatccatccatcatccatccattcatccatccatccacccatcatccatccattcatccatccatccacccatcatctatcatccatccatccatctatccattcatcacCCATCGATTGATTCATCCTTCCTTCactcatccatcatccatccatctacccacccacccaaactcccacccatccatcatccatccatccagaaGGTAATCCACAGCACCAGATATTGCAGTAGACACTGATCTTAAATCCAAGTTTTAAGTGGAAAAGTAAGACTTGTTCCTTAACTTCTGATGCTTGGGCAGACAGAGGGAAACCCTTCTCCAGAAAGTGGGCAGGAGAGAGTGCGCAGACAGGTGTTGTAGAGTGATGTCCCAATGCCTGGTTCTGTATGTCGACCATCAAACATTTTCACAGCAGTGTTTGTTGAATGTGCACCTCTTTGCATTACTTACATGAGTGCCTTAGCACTTATGCAATGCCTGGCTCATTGTAGGTGAAGAATTAATATTTACTAGATGGTTGAATAACTGCCTTGTTCATAATTCCACCTCTAGTTTTTACTTCAGAGCCTGGCACAAATAACAGAAACTTGAGAAGTACTTTTTTGAGCATCTGAAGACAGCACTGCTCTCATGTCTCCTTTCTTTAGAACATCTTTATAATTTCCCACACATTCTCACTCACTCTTCCTTGCTGCTGTGTGCTGACTTCTCACATTCACTTTGGTGGTAAATGCTGTTCCTGCCCTCTCCACATAGGTCTGAAACTAAGCCTGGTGAGACCATGTGGTACCTGGCCGTGTAACTCCACATTAAGAAGTGAGTTCTATAGTGAATGAaactgtgagatggctcagtaggtaagagtgcttgctctggAAGtgcaaagatctgagttcaatccccagtagcCAGGCATGGCCACCAATACCTGGGACCCCAGCAATAGGGAGAGGGGAcatagacaggcagatccctagaaCAAAGGTGGTGAGAAAGAAGACTTTCTGAAAGTTCTCTGTCAGTGGCTCCCAACCTATGAGTTTTGACTCATTTAGAGtggaacaaccctttcacagggcgaTAGCTAAGACCATCTGTGTATCCTGCATGTTAGATACTTATactacagttcataacagtagcaaaattacagttatgaagtagcaacagaatttttatggttgggggggtcaccacaacatgaggaactatattaaagggtcccagtattaggaaggttaagaactaCTGGTCTACATCCTACTCTGGCCTCTGCGTACTTGTGCACAGGCACACGTACTAGCACACTCGTGTGCATGTACAGTGCCCTCATGGGGAGAGTCCACCTTAAGAATCTGACAGAAGAAAGGTAAACACAGAGATAACTGACACCTTTTTCAACTCCAAGAGGAAATTGGTGTTCTTAAATTAAACAGTCTCTCCAGTAACATACCTAGTTGCATGTAGATCAGAGCTCCACATTCaagctttttgttttaatctaccAGACTTGAGCTctcaggtctttaaaaaaaaaaaaaagctagaatttTGTAAAAATGCACTCTGTGCATTATTAGTAGATATCATCTCCATGGCAACCTTTCCAGCACAGTCACCATCACCTTTCATATAATGAGTGTTGTAAGCCTggcctttcttcctgtctccttggcATCTGAAATTCATTTTGCTTGCAATCCATAAATCATAAGtgaatacattgtgtgtgtgtgtgtgtgtgagagagggagagggagagggagagggagagggagagggagagggagggagagggagagagagagagagagagagagagagagagagagagagagagagagagagagagagagagagagatggagactgtACTTCACTGAGAATCACAGAAAAATTCTTGCATTCCCATCTTTGAGATGCTGCCTTGTGGTTGTATTTTTAATTCCTCTTCAGCTGGTACCCAGACCACTGCGAGTCTTCATCGCCTTTTTTTAGGGACTGACAAGTGATGTCTCAGCTTGTCCGAAGGATTCGATCTGATCTTACTTATTCAGGACATACTTGTTGAGAATCTCTCTGTTATATTTCCCAAAATGAGCAAGACGTCAAAGGGTCTCAACTTAAGAATATCTGATGGCACAGTTGGAGGCACAGGGAGACATCAGAAGGCTACTTGAACAGTCCTGGATGTGAGGTGTTCTTACATTGTAGTGGCAGACACTGTAACAAGGAGGTACAGATGCAGAGAACCCATTCTAGAGACTACATCACTGGCCACTGCTGATGGATTGGATGTAAGGAAAAAGGATGGAGATGAATGAGACACAACTGCTAGGAGTCGTCTGGCCATAGTAATGAGATGATGGCATTTGCTAAGATAGAAAGGTTCAAGAATGTGGAAGAAGGCACAGCTTTGACTAGAATTGAGAGAGGTTGTGGTACTTCCCTGCTGGACTGTAGAGAAGGCAGTTGGGTTTACAGATTAGAGCTTAGATGTATGGCTCAGTGTGAGGGTGAGTATTTGAACCTCTgaagcaggggtgggtgggtgggttcaGCCTGCAATGCTTCAGCTAGCAGTGCTTCAGCTAATCCACAAAGACAAGAATCACCTTctttatgccctcttctgtcagaggagGCAGATGGCTGGCTACTGCAATCCCAAGATGTGTGGCTGCCATATCAAGGAACATACAGACAAGGTAAATTTTCTGGAGCCAAGGAAAACTGTTGATATGAGCTCAGGATGCCCTGCAGACAAATGCCATCCTCTGCTGCTTCTAACAACAGACACTCAATAAGCCATTTGTATATCAGTGTcatctctgtctatgtctctgtgtaa contains:
- the LOC127203047 gene encoding olfactory receptor 10A7-like; this translates as MLPSWAVPPWINQSRGHELEFVLLGFAHVPSLRPMLSALFLAAFLLTLLGNALIVILTSLDPGLRAPMYFFLRQLALVEICFSLDVAPRLLVTLLWPGRGVSPTSCALQLLLVLSCVTSECFLLTVMAWDRFLAICRPLRYGAIMSPRLCYLLSTTCWLAGIPVALVFTIWLFNFPFCGPRGIRHFFCDIAPLLSLVCADTRVFEANVFVATVLVIMVPFCLIAASYIMILAAVLRMSSASGRHKALSTCASHLIVVILFYGTTGVIHLRPKASYSPESKQVVSLSYTMVTPMLNPLIYSLRNKEVKAAFGRVCCGRQGSRLHQ